The following proteins are encoded in a genomic region of Catellatospora sp. TT07R-123:
- a CDS encoding sensor histidine kinase, translating into MIGLFTRGAGTAVPYPPSGVDEQTAHRRGMRRGVVFAAIWLWPLVPTFRAILEGHVHPVLFAVLGLIAFIPLYLTVVVRGFGDPDPVPKPRDHVMLGLLTVLGLALALAYGAQPGGWTGLTLYLAAAGAALYPTPWAHLWLVGCVAALVGVGHLHGQHWSDLGDNAFNLVMAGALVLVVRRLMRLVRELRTTRDQLAHAAVEQERLRFARDLHDLLGHSLSVIVVKAEVVRRLAERDPAAAAREAGDIEQIGRTALTEVRQAITGYRTRAFTAELAGAGAALADAGIDTTVKTTEEALPPQLDDAFAWVVREAATNVIRHSGAGTCVIALSRPGQWQLEVRDDGRGGSADPTAHGNGLRGLAERLALVGGVLAVIDLSTSHGGGFVLRATAPEAA; encoded by the coding sequence GTGATCGGACTGTTCACGCGCGGGGCGGGTACGGCGGTGCCGTATCCGCCCTCGGGCGTCGACGAGCAGACCGCGCACCGCCGGGGCATGCGGCGGGGCGTGGTCTTCGCCGCGATCTGGCTCTGGCCGCTCGTGCCCACCTTCCGCGCCATCCTGGAGGGGCACGTCCACCCGGTGCTGTTCGCGGTGCTGGGGCTGATCGCCTTCATCCCGCTCTACCTGACCGTGGTGGTGCGCGGGTTCGGCGACCCCGACCCGGTGCCCAAACCCCGCGACCACGTGATGCTGGGGCTGCTCACCGTGCTCGGCCTCGCCCTGGCCCTGGCGTACGGCGCCCAGCCCGGCGGCTGGACCGGCCTCACCCTCTACCTGGCCGCCGCGGGCGCCGCCCTCTACCCCACCCCGTGGGCGCACCTGTGGCTGGTCGGCTGCGTCGCCGCGCTCGTGGGCGTCGGCCACCTGCACGGCCAGCACTGGTCCGACCTCGGCGACAACGCCTTCAACCTGGTCATGGCCGGTGCGCTCGTCCTGGTCGTACGCCGTCTCATGCGCCTGGTCCGCGAGCTGCGCACCACCCGCGACCAGCTCGCCCATGCCGCCGTGGAGCAGGAGCGGCTGCGCTTCGCCCGCGACCTGCACGACCTGCTCGGCCACAGCCTGTCCGTGATCGTGGTCAAGGCCGAGGTGGTGCGGCGCCTGGCCGAACGCGACCCGGCCGCCGCCGCCCGCGAGGCCGGCGACATCGAGCAGATCGGCCGCACCGCGCTGACCGAGGTGCGCCAGGCCATCACCGGGTACCGCACCCGCGCCTTCACCGCCGAGCTGGCCGGAGCCGGCGCCGCCCTGGCCGACGCGGGCATCGACACCACCGTCAAGACCACCGAGGAGGCGCTGCCGCCGCAGCTCGACGACGCGTTCGCGTGGGTCGTACGCGAGGCCGCCACCAACGTGATCCGCCACAGCGGCGCCGGGACCTGCGTCATCGCGCTCAGCCGCCCCGGGCAGTGGCAGCTGGAGGTGCGCGACGACGGTCGCGGCGGCAGCGCCGACCCCACTGCCCACGGCAACGGGCTGCGGGGACTCGCCGAACGGCTGGCCCTGGTCGGCGGCGTGCTGGCCGTGATCGACCTGAGCACCAGCCACGGCGGCGGCTTCGTGCTGCGCGCCACCGCGCCGGAGGCAGCCTGA
- a CDS encoding response regulator transcription factor, protein MTRILLAEDQGMMRGALALLLDLEPDLEVVAQVDRGDQVVDAALRSGAEVALLDIEMPGLSGLDAAALLRTQAPQCRVLILTTFGRPGYLRRAMDAGARGFLVKDGPVESLAAAIRRVLAGETVIDPALAAAALSAGPSPLTEREREVLASAADGATVADLAARLHLSESTVRNYLSAAIGKTNTRNRMEAVQAARAAGWL, encoded by the coding sequence ATGACCCGCATACTGCTCGCCGAGGACCAGGGCATGATGCGCGGCGCGCTCGCGCTGCTGCTCGACCTGGAACCCGACCTGGAGGTCGTCGCGCAGGTCGACCGCGGCGACCAGGTCGTGGACGCGGCGCTGCGCAGCGGGGCCGAGGTGGCACTGCTCGACATCGAGATGCCGGGACTGTCCGGCCTCGACGCCGCCGCGCTGCTGCGTACGCAGGCCCCGCAGTGCCGGGTGCTGATCCTGACCACCTTCGGCCGCCCCGGCTACCTGCGCCGGGCCATGGACGCCGGAGCGCGCGGGTTCCTGGTCAAGGACGGGCCGGTGGAGTCGCTGGCCGCGGCGATCCGGCGGGTGCTGGCCGGGGAGACCGTGATCGACCCGGCGCTGGCCGCGGCGGCGCTGTCGGCCGGGCCGAGCCCGCTCACCGAGCGCGAGCGGGAGGTGCTGGCCAGCGCCGCCGACGGCGCCACGGTCGCCGATCTGGCGGCACGGCTGCACCTGTCGGAGAGCACGGTCCGCAACTACCTGTCGGCCGCCATCGGCAAGACCAACACCCGCAACCGCATGGAAGCCGTCCAAGCCGCCCGCGCCGCCGGCTGGCTCTAA
- a CDS encoding AzlD domain-containing protein, producing MSTTTTTLLVIFGLAAGTYAFRVAGVLLRDRLVLPERLRHLLPIAATTLLAALVATAVFTESGRVALGLARPVGVLVGAVLAWRRAPFVLVVVAAAATAALLRLAGLP from the coding sequence ATGAGCACCACGACGACGACCCTGCTGGTCATCTTCGGGCTGGCCGCGGGCACGTACGCGTTCCGGGTCGCCGGGGTGCTGCTGCGCGACCGCCTGGTGCTGCCCGAACGCCTGCGGCACCTGCTGCCCATCGCGGCCACGACGCTGCTGGCCGCCCTGGTCGCCACCGCCGTGTTCACCGAGTCGGGGCGGGTGGCGCTGGGCTTGGCGCGGCCGGTCGGGGTGCTGGTCGGCGCGGTCCTGGCCTGGCGCCGCGCCCCGTTCGTCCTCGTCGTCGTGGCGGCCGCCGCCACCGCGGCCCTACTCCGCCTGGCCGGCCTCCCCTGA
- a CDS encoding AzlC family ABC transporter permease, translating to MGSTERADGAVRDTALLRDALAIGAAAGVIGLSFGAIAVAGGLPLWAPVLMSLVVFAGGSQFLAVAFVAASPVAAVLGGILVNARHLPFGLAVGGSVGDTLGARLLGSHLLIDESTAFALAQRDPARSRRAFWAVGIAIFLTWNIGTVAGALLGGAVGDPAVYGLDAAFPAGLLALLMASLKDRPTRYAALAGAAIAVLTTPLLPAGLPVLVALAGVGAALLVPTPRPRTAAAADPERETV from the coding sequence GTGGGCTCCACTGAGCGTGCCGACGGTGCGGTACGGGACACGGCGCTGCTGCGCGACGCGCTGGCGATCGGGGCGGCGGCCGGGGTCATCGGCCTGTCGTTCGGCGCCATCGCCGTGGCCGGCGGCCTGCCGCTGTGGGCACCGGTGCTGATGTCGCTGGTCGTGTTCGCGGGCGGGTCGCAGTTCCTCGCCGTGGCGTTCGTGGCGGCCAGCCCCGTCGCCGCCGTGCTCGGCGGCATCCTCGTCAACGCGCGGCACCTGCCGTTCGGCCTGGCCGTCGGCGGCTCGGTCGGTGACACCCTCGGCGCCCGGCTGCTCGGCTCGCACCTGCTGATCGACGAGTCGACGGCGTTCGCGCTGGCCCAGCGCGACCCGGCCCGCAGCCGCCGGGCCTTCTGGGCGGTCGGCATCGCGATCTTCCTCACCTGGAACATCGGCACCGTGGCCGGAGCGCTGCTCGGCGGCGCCGTCGGCGACCCCGCCGTGTACGGCCTCGACGCCGCGTTCCCCGCGGGCCTGCTCGCCCTGCTCATGGCCTCACTCAAGGACCGCCCCACCCGGTACGCCGCCCTCGCCGGCGCCGCGATCGCCGTGCTGACCACCCCGCTGCTGCCCGCCGGGCTGCCGGTCCTCGTGGCGCTGGCCGGGGTGGGCGCGGCGCTGCTGGTCCCCACCCCGCGCCCGCGCACCGCCGCGGCCGCCGACCCCGAGCGGGAGACGGTATGA
- a CDS encoding MFS transporter, producing MSAPRASYRELVQLTGPWFLVLAFLARLPAAMGPLGVITLVVAATGSYGTAGLAAAAFGLGAAVGGPVVGTLADRYGQRAVGVAAAGLDALAYAALVGAVLGGHRTAVLPLAALAGFAMPQVGPLVRVRWAVLLGERGQQRRLPTAMAYEGAADEASFLAGPALVGVLALTGRAAAPLLVAAVLTLLAAIPFALHRTAPPVVRLPRTPGRPDAGQRLPVGRVAVLVAAMSVIGVVFGATQTAVTAFADAIGSAGSAGLIYAVLGVGSALSGLAMAWLPATFGPVSRYVAAAAALVGGAAALLLAGSIATAVVAVIVLGVTAAPYLISGYALAGRLSPPRRAGMVMTLLASGVVAGVSLGAAIAGRLADTAGYRGAFAVPLAAALLGLVLALLAAPRLRRALSTPEPAPTHPALAPAH from the coding sequence TTGTCGGCCCCTCGTGCCTCCTACCGTGAACTGGTCCAGCTGACCGGACCCTGGTTCCTCGTCCTCGCCTTCCTGGCCCGGCTGCCCGCCGCCATGGGCCCGCTCGGCGTGATCACCCTGGTCGTGGCCGCGACCGGCAGCTACGGCACCGCCGGTCTGGCCGCGGCCGCGTTCGGCCTCGGCGCCGCGGTCGGCGGCCCCGTCGTCGGCACCCTCGCCGACCGGTACGGCCAGCGCGCCGTCGGCGTCGCCGCCGCCGGGCTCGACGCCCTCGCCTACGCCGCGCTCGTCGGCGCCGTCCTCGGCGGCCACCGCACCGCCGTGCTGCCGCTGGCCGCGCTGGCGGGCTTCGCGATGCCGCAGGTCGGCCCGCTGGTGCGGGTCCGCTGGGCGGTGCTGCTGGGCGAGCGCGGCCAGCAGCGCAGGCTGCCCACCGCGATGGCGTACGAGGGCGCCGCCGACGAGGCCTCGTTCCTGGCCGGACCGGCGCTGGTCGGAGTGCTGGCCCTGACCGGCCGAGCGGCTGCGCCGCTGCTGGTGGCCGCCGTGCTGACCCTGCTCGCCGCGATCCCGTTCGCCCTGCACCGCACCGCGCCGCCGGTGGTACGGCTGCCGCGCACCCCGGGCCGGCCCGACGCCGGGCAGCGCCTGCCGGTCGGCCGGGTGGCGGTGCTGGTCGCCGCGATGTCCGTGATCGGCGTCGTGTTCGGCGCCACCCAGACCGCCGTCACCGCCTTCGCCGACGCGATCGGATCCGCCGGTTCGGCCGGGCTGATCTACGCGGTGCTCGGCGTCGGCAGCGCCCTGTCCGGACTGGCCATGGCCTGGCTGCCCGCCACGTTCGGCCCGGTCAGCCGATATGTCGCCGCGGCCGCCGCGCTGGTCGGCGGGGCGGCGGCGCTGCTGCTCGCCGGGTCGATCGCCACCGCCGTGGTCGCCGTGATCGTGCTCGGGGTCACCGCCGCCCCGTACCTGATCTCCGGGTACGCCCTGGCCGGCCGGCTCAGCCCGCCGCGCCGCGCGGGCATGGTGATGACCCTGCTGGCCAGCGGCGTCGTCGCCGGGGTGTCCCTGGGCGCCGCGATCGCGGGCCGCTTGGCTGACACGGCCGGTTACCGGGGCGCCTTCGCCGTTCCGCTCGCCGCCGCCCTGCTGGGGCTGGTGCTCGCCCTGCTCGCGGCGCCGCGCCTACGACGCGCGCTGTCGACCCCCGAGCCCGCACCCACCCACCCCGCCCTGGCTCCCGCCCACTGA
- a CDS encoding ATP-binding cassette domain-containing protein: MNVIEAYGLRKEFDVRVRTGRFRRERRTVEAVAGVDLVVERGEMLGYLGPNGAGKSTTLKMLTGVLHPSGGRVSVCGLAPVPQRISLARRIGVVFGQRSQLWWDLPLRDSFELLRHIYRVPAAEHAARLRRCRDLLDLDAFHDTPVRQLSLGQRMRGELTAALLHGPRILFLDEPTIGLDVVSKQAVRGFLAELGATGDTTIVLTTHDLADIERLCRRIVVIDHGRVVHDGSIEALHARYGSQRRLVAELDEVPPRLPDLPGVRLESAEGGRLTFAVDRTAPIGTLVAQLTATGALRDLSVTEPEIEAVIARLYQGAQVPAPRE; the protein is encoded by the coding sequence ATGAACGTCATCGAGGCGTACGGCCTGCGCAAGGAGTTCGACGTCCGGGTCCGCACCGGGCGGTTCCGCCGCGAGCGCCGCACCGTCGAGGCGGTCGCCGGGGTCGACCTGGTGGTCGAGCGCGGCGAGATGCTGGGCTACCTGGGGCCCAACGGGGCCGGGAAGTCGACCACGCTGAAGATGCTCACCGGCGTGCTGCACCCGTCCGGCGGCCGGGTCTCGGTGTGCGGGCTGGCCCCGGTGCCGCAGCGCATCAGCCTGGCCCGGCGCATCGGCGTCGTGTTCGGCCAGCGCTCGCAGCTGTGGTGGGATCTGCCGCTGCGCGACTCGTTCGAGCTGCTGCGCCACATCTACCGGGTGCCCGCCGCCGAGCACGCCGCCCGGCTGCGCCGCTGCCGCGACCTGCTCGACCTGGACGCGTTCCACGACACCCCGGTGCGCCAGCTGTCGCTGGGCCAGCGCATGCGCGGCGAGCTGACCGCGGCGCTGCTGCACGGGCCGCGGATCCTGTTCCTGGACGAGCCCACCATCGGCCTGGACGTGGTCAGCAAGCAGGCGGTGCGCGGCTTCCTGGCCGAGCTCGGCGCCACCGGCGACACCACCATCGTGCTGACCACGCACGACCTGGCCGACATCGAGCGGCTGTGCCGCCGCATCGTGGTGATCGACCACGGCCGGGTGGTGCACGACGGCTCCATCGAGGCCCTGCACGCCCGGTACGGCTCGCAGCGCCGCCTGGTCGCCGAGCTGGACGAGGTCCCGCCCCGGCTGCCCGACCTGCCGGGCGTGCGGCTGGAGTCGGCCGAGGGCGGGCGGCTGACCTTCGCCGTCGACCGCACCGCACCGATCGGCACGCTGGTGGCGCAGCTCACCGCCACCGGCGCCCTGCGCGACCTGTCCGTCACCGAACCGGAGATCGAGGCGGTCATCGCCCGGCTGTACCAGGGCGCGCAGGTGCCCGCGCCCCGGGAGTGA
- a CDS encoding ABC transporter permease gives MAERLRIYRELVRAQVRGQASYRLSFALDLLGNLLFFGSDLIAVLVVFRQVPALGGFSLRETLVVFGLAATGFALADLAVGNIERMKMYVRTGLLDAVLIRPLGVLGQLLALDVGVRRIGRVVYSMLLLVVALDAADVRLTPVRVLMLVLTPLSAAVFFCAFFVATSTVAFWWVESGELSNSLTYGGRDFTSYPMPVYGTWLRRFFGFALGFGFVSYYPSLVVLGRADPLGAPAWLSWSGPAVAALAATVAWLIWRTGVRHYRSTGS, from the coding sequence GTGGCTGAGCGGCTGCGGATCTACCGTGAGCTGGTCCGCGCGCAGGTGCGCGGGCAGGCGTCGTACCGGCTGAGTTTCGCCCTGGACCTGCTGGGCAACCTGCTGTTCTTCGGCTCGGACCTGATCGCGGTGCTGGTGGTGTTCCGGCAGGTGCCGGCGCTGGGCGGGTTCAGCCTGCGCGAGACGCTGGTCGTGTTCGGCCTGGCCGCGACCGGGTTCGCCCTGGCGGACCTGGCCGTCGGCAACATCGAGCGGATGAAGATGTACGTGCGCACCGGCCTGCTCGACGCGGTGCTGATCCGCCCGCTGGGCGTGCTCGGGCAGCTGCTGGCCCTGGACGTCGGGGTGCGCCGGATCGGCCGGGTGGTGTACTCGATGCTGCTGCTGGTCGTCGCCCTGGACGCCGCCGACGTGCGGCTGACCCCGGTGCGGGTGCTGATGCTGGTGCTCACGCCGCTGTCCGCGGCGGTGTTCTTCTGCGCGTTCTTCGTCGCCACGTCCACGGTCGCGTTCTGGTGGGTGGAGTCGGGCGAGCTCAGCAACTCGCTGACCTACGGCGGGCGCGACTTCACCTCGTACCCGATGCCGGTCTACGGCACCTGGCTGCGCCGCTTCTTCGGCTTCGCGCTCGGCTTCGGCTTCGTCAGCTACTACCCGTCGCTGGTGGTGCTCGGCCGCGCCGACCCGCTCGGCGCACCGGCCTGGCTGAGCTGGTCCGGCCCGGCCGTGGCCGCGCTGGCCGCCACCGTGGCCTGGCTGATCTGGCGCACCGGGGTGCGCCACTACCGCAGCACCGGCTCGTGA
- a CDS encoding ABC-2 family transporter protein has translation MAALIRTLGASGFRRFATYRQATVAATVTNSVFGLLRTYVMLAVSAAATATGAAAAGYSGEQLVLYVWAGQGLIGVVMLWGWTDLADRIRSGDVVIDLLRPVDPVFAFLAADLGRALYAVLTRFAVPIVTGALIFDMYLPRRPATYPLFLLSALLATVVSFACRFLANATCYWLLDYRGVGMAWAVFSGLCGGLFFPIRFLPDWAAALLWFGTPGPSLLQAPLDVLTERDGWAVQLGILGIQAAWAVLLLWLCRVVQRRAERRLVVQGG, from the coding sequence ATGGCCGCGCTAATACGGACATTAGGCGCATCAGGCTTCCGCAGATTCGCCACCTACCGGCAGGCCACCGTGGCGGCGACGGTCACCAACTCGGTGTTCGGCCTCCTGCGGACGTACGTGATGCTCGCCGTCTCGGCCGCCGCGACCGCCACGGGCGCCGCCGCCGCCGGGTACAGCGGCGAGCAGCTGGTCCTCTACGTCTGGGCCGGGCAGGGCCTGATCGGCGTGGTGATGCTCTGGGGCTGGACCGACCTGGCCGACCGGATCCGCTCCGGTGACGTGGTGATCGACCTGCTCCGCCCGGTCGACCCGGTCTTCGCCTTCCTCGCCGCCGACCTGGGCCGCGCGCTGTACGCCGTGCTCACCCGCTTCGCCGTGCCCATCGTGACCGGCGCGCTGATCTTCGACATGTACCTGCCGCGCCGCCCCGCGACCTACCCGCTGTTCCTGCTGTCGGCGCTGCTGGCGACCGTGGTCAGCTTCGCCTGCCGGTTCCTGGCCAACGCCACCTGCTACTGGCTGCTGGACTACCGGGGCGTGGGCATGGCCTGGGCCGTCTTCTCCGGCCTCTGCGGCGGCCTGTTCTTCCCGATCCGGTTCCTGCCCGACTGGGCCGCCGCGCTGCTGTGGTTCGGCACCCCCGGCCCGTCGCTGCTCCAGGCGCCGCTGGACGTGCTGACCGAGCGCGACGGCTGGGCCGTCCAGCTCGGCATCCTGGGGATCCAGGCGGCGTGGGCGGTGCTGCTGCTGTGGCTGTGCCGGGTCGTGCAGCGGCGCGCCGAGCGCAGGCTGGTGGTGCAGGGTGGCTGA